In Brachypodium distachyon strain Bd21 chromosome 2, Brachypodium_distachyon_v3.0, whole genome shotgun sequence, one genomic interval encodes:
- the LOC100829084 gene encoding uncharacterized protein LOC100829084, whose translation MAAAVQHRGHSAWQVMAVWLGFLLQILLQAFRRSSSSVARLLSFLGLRRPLLSAAPAVTFVQLPSEAPADELPPPPPPYPPLGRLTVVLDLDETLVCAYESSSLPATVHAQAIEAGLHCFDMECISSDKASRRDADGRRRVNHVTVFERPGLHAFLQQTTEFADLILFTAGLEGYARPLVDRIDAHNRFCHRLYRPSTVTTFLLQPLNGIPCLTFSAGQPMDDQLMGVVFPLLKHLSLQKDVRPALYDTFHMPEWFQRHGIPQIVQAA comes from the exons atggcggcggcggtgcagcACCGGGGGCACTCGGCGTGGCAGGTGATGGCGGTGTGGCTCGGGTTCCTCCTGCAGATCCTGCTCCAGGCCTTCCGccgctcgtcctcctccgtgGCGCGGCTCCTCTCGTTCCTCGGCCTtcgccgccccctcctctccgccgcccccgcggtGACCTTCGTGCAGCTCCCCTCCGAGGCCCCCGCTGACgagctgcctccgccgccgcccccataTCCGCCGCTCGGGCGGCTCACG GTAGTGCTGGACTTGGATGAAACATTAGTCTGTGCATACGAGTCATCAAGCCTTCCTGCTACTGTGCACGCCCAGGCTATTGAAGCAGGGTTGCATTGCTTTGACATGGAGTGCATATCATCTGATAAGGCAAGCAGACG GGATGCTGATGGCAGACGGAGGGTGAATCATGTAACTGTCTTTGAGCGCCCTGGTTTGCATGCATTTTTGCAGCAAACTACTGAATTTGCCGATCTTATACTCTTTACCGCTGGTTTGGAAG GATACGCAAGGCCTTTGGTTGACAGGATAGATGCTCACAACAGGTTCTGTCACCGTCTCTACAGACCATCAACTGTTACTAC CTTCCTACTGCAGCCACTGAATGGGATACCTTGTCTTACCTTTTCAGCCGGACAACCCATGGATGATCAG CTTATGGGAGTGGTATTTCCCCTTCTCAAGCACCTTTCTCTTCAAAAGGATGTCAGACCGGCACTGTATGATACATTTCATATGCCAGAGTGGTTCCAAAGACATGGGATCCCTCAAATTGTTCAGGCAGCGTAA